One stretch of Eupeodes corollae chromosome 2, idEupCoro1.1, whole genome shotgun sequence DNA includes these proteins:
- the LOC129947649 gene encoding NEDD8 ultimate buster 1: MPNHIDNIIIQVRARLQEQQIKLWLGPYYYEDIGVVESELEKLAEEFSRNLGVSVSNCKSALSELQDGALRKLASRKEFEETGLATFSVRRVNNTEGTENVFEVKCSLSDLGEELQRKIAEKIQVNDPARIKIISAGKIVNPKVILEVQGIKNNQQLMTIISGVEKGALNSQEAMYDRIRKIKEDVEAIVNSGNRLFEMEDQDGNPVFLPPDENKALLMAMGYCEKARAAVKRNQYDEALILLLEADEKFTTCNSSFLESVDNYALVNLDIVWCYLCLKNLTQLPDAQRRLEICEKSFHRSYGKDLSRLINLKGDSCPERALIMRLHLLQGVLLFHQNRRNEAYEKLDLAQSELKKLKVDDSSVEQLVEMGFDPVEARTGLRACKGDLSQAINFIYDRKNKIAEARKKSKKERKINEKLGESRNSGGTETESWVNPRSVCSLVEMGFEQELVVVALKMADNDLTKALDMLQTNSEALVRDLPATPQSIDETLFNELKNMGFDEQTVRLALESTTNNPEKAIDFLLKTFKNQSDLSNTIEQLVRTYTGGASTSTGGAVSDDSTVMGKFLKRAQKEIDSMSAYNRFNEDISANENEYLDLSLIQEEQILAEYKLFLEQ; the protein is encoded by the exons atgcCAAATCATATTGATAATATAATTATCCAAGTTCGAGCCCGACTCCAggaacaacaaataaaactatGGCTTGGACCGTACTACTATGAAGACATCGGAGTTGTGGAATCTGAGTTAGAG AAACTTGCTGAAGAATTCAGTAGAAACCTTGGAGTTTCGGTTTCAAATTGTAAATCAGCCTTGAGTGAGCTGCAAGACGGAGCTCTACGAAAACTGGCATCACGTAAGGAGTTCGAGGAAACTG GCTTGGCCACATTCAGTGTCCGTCGTGTGAACAACACCGAAGGCACTGAGAACGTTTTCGAAGTCAAATGTTCCCTCTCAGATCTTGGTGAGGAGCTTCAGAGGAAAATTGCCGAAAAAATACAAGTCAATGATCCTGCACGCATTAAAATTATATCCGCAGGCAAAATTGTCAATCCTAAAGTTATCCTCGAAGTCCAAG gaataaaaaataatcagcAACTAATGACAATCATAAGTGGAGTGGAGAAAGGCGCTCTCAACTCTCAAGAAGCAATGTACGATCGtataagaaaaatcaaagaagACGTCGAGGCCATTGTGAACTCTGGAAATCGTTTATTTGAG atggAAGATCAAGATGGAAATCCAGTTTTTCTTCCACCAGACGAAAACAAAGCTCTTCTCATGGCCATGGGTTATTGCGAGAAGGCTCGGGCAGCTGTAAAGCGCAATCAATATGATGAAGCTCTCATCTTACTCCTCGAGGCTGACGAAAAGTTCACCACATGCAATTCCAGTTTCCTAGAATCAGTCGATAATTATGCTCTTGTTAATTTGGATATTGTTTGGTGTTATCTTTGTCTCAAG AATCTTACTCAACTGCCAGATGCCCAACGTCGTTTGGAAATCTGTGAGAAGAGCTTCCATCGCAGCTACGGCAAGGATCTAAGTCGTTTGATTAATCTCAAAGGTGATTCGTGTCCAGAGAGGGCTCTTATAATGCGTCTGCATTTGCTACAGGGTGTTTTGTTGTTCCATCAAAATCGACGCAATGAAGCCTACGAGAAACTCGATCTTGCTCAATCAgaactcaaaaaattaaaagttgacgATAGCAGCGTAGAGCAATTAGTTGAGATGGGCTTCGATCCAGTCGAGGCGAGGACAGGTTTACGAGCTTGTAAAGGAGATCTCAGCCAAGCCATTAATTTTATATACGATCGAAAGAATAAAATCGCTGAAGCTCGcaaaaagtctaaaaaagagcgaaaaataaatgaaaaactcgGTGAGTCGAGGAATTCAGggggaactgaaactgaaagTTGGGTAAATCCACGAAGTGTGTGTTCATTGGTTGAGATGGGGTTTGAACAAGAGTTAGTTGTGGTGGCATTGAAAATGGCCGATAATGATCTTACAAAGGCT TTGGACATGTTGCAAACCAATTCTGAGGCATTAGTTAGAGACTTGCCCGCCACTCCTCAATCAATCGATGAAACATTGTTCAATGAA cttaaaaacATGGGTTTTGACGAACAAACAGTTCGATTAGCTCTCGAGTCTACAACAAATAATCCCGAAAAAGCAATAGATTtccttttgaaaacatttaaaaatcaaagtgaTCTAAGTAATACAATAGAGCAGTTAGTCAGAACTTACACAGGAGGAGCATCTACTTCAACAGGAGGAGCTGTAAGCGATGATTCAACAGTTATGGGAAAGTTTTTGAagagagctcaaaaagaaatcGATTCGATGAGTGCGTATAATCGTTTCAATGAAGATATATCTGCcaatgaaaatgaatatttgGATTTGTCCTTGATACAAGAGGAGCAAATTCTTGccgaatataaactttttttagagcagtaa